In Flavobacterium praedii, the DNA window TGGACACTGTCTCAGCCATGAGCTCGGTGAAATTGTAGTAACGGTGAAGATGCCGTTTACCCGCAGTGGGACGAAAAGACCCTGTGCACCTTTACTATAGCTTAGTATTGACCTTGGATAAATGATGTGTAGGATAGGTTGGAGACTGTGAAGTGGCGTCGCTAGGCGTTGTGGAGTCATTGTTGAAATACAACCCTTTGTTTATCTGAGGCCTAACCCCGCGATTGCGGGGGACATTGCTTGGTGGGTAGTTTGACTGGGGTGGTCGCCTCCAAAAGAGTAACGGAGGCTTCTAAAGGTTCCCTCAGTACGCTTGGTAACCGTGCGTAGAGTGCAATGGCATAAGGGAGCTTGACTGAGAGACATACAGGTCGATCAGGTACGAAAGTAGAGCATAGTGATCCGGTGGTTCCGCATGGAAGGGCCATCGCTCAAAGGATAAAAGGTACGCCGGGGATAACAGGCTGATCTCCCCCAAGAGCTCATATCGACGGGGGGGTTTGGCACCTCGATGTCGGCTCGTCACATCCTGGGGCTGGAGAAGGTCCCAAGGGTTGGGCTGTTCGCCCATTAAAGTGGCACGCGAGCTGGGTTCAGAACGTCGTGAGACAGTTCGGTCTCTATCTACTGTGGGCGCAAGAAATTTGAGTGGATCTGATTCTAGTACGAGAGGACCGAATTGGACAAACCTCTAGTGTATCTGTTGTTCCGCCAGGAGCATCGCAGAGTAGCTACGTTTGGAAGGGATAAGCGCTGAAAGCATATAAGCGCGAAACCCACCACAAGATGAGATTTCTTTTAAGGGTCGTGGGAGATGACCACGTTGATAGGCTATAGATGTAAAGGCAGTAATGTCATAGTCGAGTAGTACTAATAACCCGTAAGCTTATGTACACCTTTTCTCCCGACTCCGGTCGGGAGAAGAAACTTTCTAATACTTTTTATATTCTTTATCTCAGTATGTTAAGATATTACTATAATTATGAATTGTGAATTATCAATTGTTAATTATAGATGATTGCCCAAAGCAATTGTAACCTCTTAAGGTGGTTATTGCGGCGGGGCTCACCTCTTCCCATCCCGAACAGAGTAGTTAAGCCCGCCTGCGCAGATGGTACTGCAGTTATGTGGGAGAGTATGTCGTCGCCTTTCTTTTTAAAAACCCTTCATCAATCGATGAAGGGTTTTTTGTTTTACAAAAAGTTTTAAAATTTAGTAAAATATTCGTGTGAGAAAATTACGGGATCAGGTGCAAAAGTTGGGGATTAAGCAAAAAGATTGGATAATCTGAATAAGAAGAAATCAATTTTTCTGACCCCTCTAAATTGAGATCTAAATGCTTTTATTTTGGCATTAAAAGGGATCAATCCTAAAAGTTGTGGGGAAATAATAAAAAGAAGATATTTGTGTTTATAATATATACCCCATGCAAGATTCATTTAGTGAACTAATCAAATTATTATTACCCGAAATCATAGTAGAGTACTTTGAGCTACTATCATTTAAAAAAGAAGAAGAAATACTTCATCTTTACCTGAAAGAGATTAATTCGATTCCCAAAGAATATCGTCAACACAAATTAAGTTCAAAAGGATTCTTTGAAGAGATAACCGTTCAAGATTTTCCTATTCGTGGACACCAAGTATTTATGCACATCATTCGTAGAAGATGGCTCAATGAAGACACAGGAAAAGTAGTATTTAGAGATTGGAATTTAGTAGCAGACGGAACTCGGGTAACACAGGAGTTTGCGTCTTTTTTAAAAGAAATCAATAGATTCCAAGCCAAATGATTGCAACGCTATCGCCTCGTTCTATGGTGTTAGCGGTAAAAATTTACAATATCAATACAAGGATTTTTTGGATCAAGTCAAAAACCTGTGGAGGCGTAAAAATTAAGCATAAATATTTGTTAGTCTAAAGAGGAAATATTCTATATTTCTAACACCTCTAAATTGTGATCTAAAAGCTTTTATTTTAGCATTGAAAGATTCTGCCGAAGCATTGGTACTTCTATTATCAAAATAGTTCA includes these proteins:
- a CDS encoding ISAon1 family transposase N-terminal region protein, giving the protein MQDSFSELIKLLLPEIIVEYFELLSFKKEEEILHLYLKEINSIPKEYRQHKLSSKGFFEEITVQDFPIRGHQVFMHIIRRRWLNEDTGKVVFRDWNLVADGTRVTQEFASFLKEINRFQAK